The DNA region TTCGTAAAAAAAGGATTTTTGTAAAAACATTAACTGTTGAGATTAACAGTTTATAAATAATATTAAAATGGCAAAAAAAGGTAACAGAGTTCAAGTTATTTTAGAATGTACTGAACATAAAGATAGCGGCATGCCGGGCATGTCGAGATACATTTCTACAAAAAACCGTAAAAACACTACTGAGCGTTTAGAATTGAAAAAATTTAACCCGGTATTGAGAAAAGTAACCGTACACAAAGAGATTAAATAAGGTTGATGGTTTAAGGCGTAAGGTTTAGGGTTGATTTATCATTCTAAAACTCACTAATTCAATCACTCAATTATTAAAAAAATAACAACATGGCAAAGAAAGTAGTTGCAACCCTTAAAACAGGTACAGGTAAAGAATATTCGAAAGTAATCACAATGGTAAAATCACCTAAAACTGGTGCTTACTCATTCAAAGAACTTATCGTACATAACGACCACGTAAAAGATGCTATTGCATCTAAATAAGGTTAATATTTTTTAGTACAAAATATTAAAGGCCGTTCCGTTTTACCGGGAGGGCTTTTTTTGTTATAGAAAATTTGGCTCCCTAAAAATTGATTATCTTTGTTAAAAAACAAGACTATGGGAACTTATAAATTTAGGGCTAAGGTTTCTGAAAATGGAACTATCGTTGTTCCTGATGGATTTGATGTTAAAAATAAGGAGGTTGAAGTAATTCTTTTAGATGAGGCGGCTCCAGATGCCCCCAAAAAAAGCATGAAAGAATTTCTTGACAAATATGCGGGCATTTTAAAAGGGGTTGACGCTGATCAGGCAAAATGGGAATATCTCAAAAAAAAACATAATCTATGAAAGTTCTATTCGACACCAATATAATTATTGATGCGATATTAGAGAGAGAGCCGTTTTTTAATGATTCTATGGATTCACTTAATAAGTCTGATGGAAGTATTCATCAAGGATTCATTTTAGCTTCTTCAATTACTGACATATATTATATCTGCAAAAAGAGATTGGGTCATGATAAGACAATTGAGATTATCAAAGAACTTGTTGATTCTATAAACGTTTTAAACGTTAACGGAGACGCAATTGTACTTGCTCTTCATTCCAATTTCGCCGATTTTGAAGACGCCGTTCAAAGTGCATCGGCAGGGTTGAATCAAGTTGATTTGATCGTTTAAAGAAACACCAAAGATTTTACCAATAGCAAAATAACAACCTTAACACCTACCGATTTTTCAAAAAAATATAATTAATGGGCTTATTTGATTTTTTCAAAAAGAAAGAAACCGCTCCAGAGGCACAAGAAGCTCTGGATAAAGGCTTAGAGAAAACCAAAGACGGTTTTTTCAATAAGATAACAAAAGCTGTTGCCGGAAAATCGACAGTTGATGATGAAGTGCTTGATAACCTGGAGGAAGTTTTAGTAACGTCAGACGTTGGCGTAAGCACCACCTTGAAGATTATTAAGCGCATCGAAGAACGCGTTTCGAAAGATAAATACCTCAACACATCAGAATTGAATTTCATTCTACGTGATGAGATTCAGCTGCTCCTATCGGAAAATAACAGCAACGATTTCCGCCAGTTTGAATACGGCGACCATAAGCCTTATGTAATTATGGTTGTGGGCGTTAATGGGGTTGGCAAAACCACTACAATTGGCAAATTGGCGCACAAACTAAAAGAATCGGGCCTCAAAGTAGTTTTAGGTGCTGCCGACACTTTTAGAGCTGCCGCAGTTGACCAGATCAAACTTTGGGGCGAGCGTGTTGGCGTAAGGGTGGTGGCACAACCAATGGGCTCTGACCCTGCTTCCGTAGCTTTCGACACCTTACAATCTGCCGTTGCCGCCGGAGAAGACGTAGTGATTATAGATACGGCCGGCCGTTTACATAATAAGGTCGGTTTAATGAACGAGCTTGGTAAAATTAAGCAAGTAATGCAAAAGGTTGTTCCCGGTGCACCACACGAGATTTTGCTGGTACTTGATGCTTCTACAGGTCAGAATGCGTTCGAGCAGTGTAAACAATTTACCGAAGCAACAGACGTAAATGCGCTGGCAATTACCAAATTAGACGGAACAGCGAAAGGCGGCGTGGTAATAGGCATCTCCGATCAGTTTAAAATTCCAGTGAAATACATTGGCGTAGGCGAAAAGATAGGTGATTTACAGCTTTTTGATAAGAAAGAGTTTGTGAACTCGTTATTTAAATAGCACTTCCTGGTTGATTTCACCGATTAGGCTGATTCCATCGGTTTTTGTGTAGATTTAGTGATGGAAGAATACGAAAAAGATAAGTTAACACAAATAATCATCGGTTGTTGTTATCACGTTCATAACGAATTGGGCTCTGGGTTTTTGGAGAAAATTTATGTTAATGCTTTAAAAAAATTAAATTACAGCAAGCGGGATTAGCTTATTTTGCGGAAAAGGAATTCAATGTAAGTTTCGAAAATGTAGTAATAGGGAAATTCAGATGCGATCTTTTTGTTGAAAACAAGGTAATTGTTGAGCTAAAAGCTGTTACTGGTTTCCAACCTAAGTTATTTCAAAGTCAACTTCTCTCTTACTTAAAAGCTAGTAGAGTTAAAACAGGATTATTAATTAACTTTGGCAACACAAGTTGCGAAGTCAAGAGATTATCTGTCTAAAGCGATAAAGCACCACATTTAATCAATCATCAATCACTCCAATCAGTGATATCACTTCAAATCGGTGAAATCACCTACTAATATGAATACTAAAATAGTACGCAGTAAAACAGCAATAACACAACCCAAAATCAATGTAATCACGCTGGGTTGCTCAAAAAACATTTACGACTCAGAGGTTTTGATGGGGCAATTGCGTGGAAACAATTTAAACGTTGTTCACGAAGCCGACAGCATGGGTAAAGATGATATTGTTGTCATAAATACCTGCGGCTTCATCGATAATGCCAAGCAAGAATCTATCGACACCATTCTTCAGTTCAGCGAGTTAAAAGATGCTGGAAAGATTGGCAAAGTAGTAGTTACAGGCTGTTTATCAGAACGCTATAAACCCGAATTAGAATCGGAGATTACCAATGTTGATGCCTTTTTCGGCACAAACGATTTACAAAATATATTGCACGAACTGGGCGCAAACTATAGGCATGAGCTTATTGGCGAGCGTTTGCTAACTACACCGTCGCACTTCGCCTATTTCAAAATTGCCGAAGGCTGTAACCGTCCCTGCTCGTTTTGTGCCATTCCGCTAATGCGTGGCAAGCACATGAGTAAGCCAATGGAAGAGTTGGTGAACGAGGCGAAAATTCTGGCCAAAAACGGCACCAAAGAGCTAATTTTAATTGCGCAGGATTTAACGTATTATGGCCTCGATCTGTATGGTACGCGTAAGCTCGATGAGTTGATGCGTCGTTTATCTGATGTTCCGGGCATTGAATGGATTCGTTTGCAGTATGCTTACCCCAGTGGTTTCCCAATGGAAATTTTAGATGCTATGAACGAGCGAGAAAACATTTGCAAGTATTTAGACATGCCTTTGCAACACATCACCGATAACATGTTAAAATCGATGCGTCGTGGCACCACCAAGCAAAAAACAATAGATTTGGTTAATCAGATAAGAGATAAGGTGCCTAACATTGCCATGCGTACCACCCTGATTTGCGGTTACCCCGGCGAAACCCAGTACGATTTTGAAGAGATGGCTGCCTGGGTAGAGGAGACAAAATTCGACCGCTTAGGCTGTTTTACCTATTCGCACGAAGAGAAAACGCATGCGCATACATTAATTGATGATATTCCGGAGGAAGTTAAACAACAACGTGTTGACGACATTATGGAAATTCAACAAGGAATCTCTTTTGATATTAACCAAGGAAAAGTAGGCCAGACCTTTAAGGTGTTAGTTGATAAAAAAGAAGGTGATTTCTTTGTAGGAAGAACGGAATTCGATTCACCAGAGGTTGACAATGAAGTTTTGATCGATGCCGCAACTGGTTACGCGGCAAATGGCAGTTTTGTCAATGTGAAAATCGACCGGGCAGAAGATTTCGATCTGTATGGAATGATTGTAAAATAAAAATTCTTATCTTTAACAGTGCCAGTAATCTCAATGTTTTACGGAATAATTGTGATGATGTATTATTTTGATAATAAAAAACATCATTTACCACACATTCATGTTAAATATCAGGATGATGAAGCTGTATTCTCATTAAAAGATGCTATTATAATTGAAGGCAAAATCGCTAATAATAAACGAAAATTAGTTGAAGCATGGATTGAGATCCATAGAGATGAACTGATGGCAAATTGGGAATTAGCAATAAACGGTGAAAAGATATTTTCTATTGATCCTTTAAAATAAAACAATGAAAGTAGTTAAAGTTAAAGCAATTGATGATTATCAATTAAAGATTACTTTTGAGAATGAAGAGGAGAAAACATTTGACGTAAAACCGTATTTAAATAAAGGAATTTTTACTGAATTAAAAGAGCCTCAAGTTTTTTATGCAGTGAAGACTTCGTTGGGTTCGATAACCTGGCCCTCTGGTCAAGATTTCAGCCCCGAAACTTTATATATGGAAGGAAAATAGACTGAGGCTGTGGTTGGTGTGACACCAATCAGTAGAAAAGGTAATGGAGTACTAATTTAGGACTTTTGAGATAAAATTAGCTATGCTGTAGCTTTTTGCGATTGGCATGCGTTTAAGTGTCAAAACTAAATTATGAAGAAAACGTTAATTGTACTCGCAGTGCTGTTTATAACAAGCGTGAGCTGTAAAAAAATTATCGATCCGGGTGGTGGCCTTTGTGCTTGCTCCCCCATTCAGGAAGGTTTCTTAACTGTGGTGTTAAAAAATAATGCGGGTGCCGATTTACTCAACCCAGCTACCACAGGCTATCTCAGCAAAGAGAAAATTCAATTGTACATCAAAAATGTTTCAGGAGGAATGCGCCCGATAAGCTATGAAATCCGTCAGCCATTTTCTTACGACAGTGAGAAGTTCGAGTTTTATCAACTTTTCTCGGCTGAAATATTCAGTTTGGCCACCAGCGCTGACACTGATTTTTATTTAAAATTGGGCGATAGCAAAGCGTATGTTGTCAACCTCAAAAAAACAGACGATAAAAAGGTAGAAAAGCTTTTAATAGATAAAATCGAAGTACCTTTAGAAAAATCTACGCCCACTCCTTACGCTTTTATAAACAACATTTTTTCGTTCAAACAACCATAAAAAAAGACAGCTAGTTCGAACTAGCTGTCTTTTTTGTACTGTGCAACAATTAACCTTTAGGCTTATCTTTAATCTCAGTCGCTTTTAACCAAATTTTGGCGCCTTTGGCATTCACGTAGTATTTTCTGTTTTTCGAATCAATGTAAACATTAGATCCATCTGGCGCCATTTTGCCCTTCCAGGTTTTATCGGTTATTTTCGAACCGCCCTTTACAGCTACCTCAGCAGTTTTGTTTCCTACCGATGTAGCACCTTTTTCTATCGCTTTTCCAGTATGATCTAAGGCTTTGCCAACCTCTGTTTTTTTCTTTTCCTGTGCATTAACACTCAAAGTTAAACCACCGCATAATGCAAGTGTTAATAATCCTATTGCGAATTTCTTTTTCATGATAGCTCTATTTTATTTTAAGAACACAACAGACAGACAGGCAATTTGTTTTAGCTGAGGCATTAACCATAAATCAATCGCTCAGTAAACCATTTACCAGGCTTTTCCATTGAGGATAAGATAGTCCGAATTTTGCTGCAAGCGCCACAATAAGGTTTCTGCCTTTATCGTAAACCCCTACTCCATCCGTATTTGGCACTTCGTTGCGCCCGTGTTCTTCAGCATAAACAATGCGATCCACCTGCCGAATGATAAAAGTCGAAGTGGCTATATCTTTCAAAAAATGTGCAGTATCGTCCTCACTCGAGTTTGGATGGGCCGATGGCCTTACCCGCATGGCCACCCACGATTCGGTTTCAGTAACACTATTCTCAATTTTCTCAATATGAACCCAGTCAAATCCCTTTCCTGCCGCAGCGCCCGGCCCGGGAATATCTATCCGAATGTAATCGCCTTCGGTGGCCTGACGCTGTACCTCAACACCATCGGCATCGTAAAGCTGAAAAGCCGACATACCTGCGTAATCGCCCCAGTTATTAACCGATAAAAGGCGTTGCACGGCCTTATTAAACAAAAGCGATGCCTCAGTATTCGTTGCAAATTCCCTTTGCGATACGACATCAATTTTACTTCCCTCCTGCTGGCTTGGCACAGGCTGCAATTCTTCGTTGTTTTCCATTAATCCCAATTATCTAGTTTACCGTTAAAAAATAAACAGCATTAATTGGTATTAGGTTTTATGATTCATAAATTCATCCCCGAAGGGAAACGCTACAAAATTGGCTGGCAATGGCCTCAAAAACCAGCGTTTTCCTATTGTGTCATCCATCCCAAATTAACCCTTTTCGATCAACATGCAGCACACAGAGAACCTATCTCGCCAAAACATACTTTTAATGGCCTTTTGTACAGGCCTGATCGTAGCAAATATTTACTATTGTCAACCACTGGTTATTCTGGTGGCCAAAGATTTTAATGTAAGTGAAAGTTATGCCGGACGGATAACCTACCTCACGCAAATAGGCTACGCCGTGGGCCTGTTTATTTTAGTTCCGTTGGGAGACATGTTCGAACGGAAAAAACAGATCCTGATTATATCTGCTTTGGCTATCGTGTCGCTATTAGGCGCCGCAATCTCATCAACCTTTTTTATGCTCGAGCTTGCATCTGTTTTAATTGGTGCCTGTTCTATAGTGCCACAACTCATATTGCCGCTTGCCGCCAATCTCAGCACAAACGAAAACAGGGGCGCCAATATCGGCATAATAATGAGTGGCCTGTTGGTGGGAATTTTAGCCTCGCGGGCTGTAAGCGGAAGTGTGGGTTTCTGGTTGGGCTGGCGGGCCGTTTACTACATGGCTGCTGCAATTTGTGTCCTTTTGGTTGCCTTAATGGCCAGGCGCTTTCCTCAAAGTTACCCAACGTTTAAAGGAACGTATAAACAGCTGATGACATCCATGTTCGGGTACATCAAATCGCAACCGGTTTTACGAGAAACATCAATCATCAATTTCCTGGCTTTCGCCATTATCAGCGCCTTTTGGACTACAATGGTATTGTTTCTGGCCAATCCGCCCTTCAACTTTCAAACCCTGCAAATTGGGTTGTTCGGAATTGCCGGCGCTGCCGGGGCACTGGCTGCACCGTTGGTGGGCAAACTTAGCGACGGCAGCAACCCGCGTAAAAATTTGATGATCGGTTTTGTTCTGCAAATTGTTAGTATCGCCCTGTTTTACTTTACCGGAAACAACCTCTATCTATTCGTTATCGGCGTTCTGCTTATCGACATCGGTCAACAAGCCATTCACGTAACCAATCAAACGCGGATTTACATGCTCGTACCAGAGGCCAGGAACAGGCTTAACACTATCTTTATGTCAGTAAGTTTTATAGGAGCAAGTTGCGGTTCGGCACTGGGCTTGTTTTTGTGGCAGCAAGGTGGCTGGAATTTATTTTGTTATGGAATGGTTGGGATAATTGTACTAAATATGTTACTTTACAGGCTATACCAAACAAAACCTTAAAGTAATGAAATTTAAAAACGCAATCAAAACCATCATGGGCCTGGCTATCTGCTTCGGCGCCACATTAACAACTCATGCGCAGGATTCTACCAGCATGGCCGAAAAGCCTAATGAAGTAACCTCATTCAACAAAATCAGGCTAAATCTGTTGGGCCTCGGCTACGAAAGAGAGCAAAAAATTGGCAGGTTAACTACCTTTTATATTGGTGCAGGTGTTGAGAGTTCTTTAATATACAGAACTGAATCCGAGCTTAGGCCGATAGTAAACAGCGATGGAAGCCTTGATTATGCCTTCGATGAGAAAAGTACCACAGAATTTAAACTGTATCCCTCTTTTAACACTGGGCTTAGGCATTATTTCAATTTTGAACGAAGGATAAAAAAAGGCAAAAATACCGTAAACAACGCTGCTGGTTATGTGGGATTTGACGTTCTGGCCATATTCCCTACCCAAAAAAATGAAGTAGATTACCAGATTAACATGGGGCCAAGGTGGGGTTTTCAAACTCATGTTGGAAAGAAAATAAACTTTGGACTTGATTTAGGCCCGGACGTAACAATCAACAGCGAGGAAGTTAATGTTGGCTTAGGGGGCAAATTAGGCTTCAGCTACCTGTTTTAATTTATGGTTCAAATTGAACAAATATTTCCGTCGTTAACCTGGCGCATTCGGCACGAAGCGATGTACCCTGACAAACCGTTTGATTTTGTCAAACTACCCGACGATTTCGATGGCATACATTTTGGCCTCTATGCCGATCATATATTAACCGGTGTCGTATCGCTATTTCCGAAAAACGATGTGTATCAATTTAGAAAACTGGCCATTTTACCGCATGCACAAAAGCAAGGTTATGGTGCTAAGTTGATAGAATACTTATTAGATTTTTGTAAAATTCAGAAAGCAACGAGGCTTTGGTGCAATGCCCGTGTAAATGCTAAAGAATTTTATCATAAATTTGGATTCATCGCAACGCAAGATACCTTTTTGAAAGACGGGTACGATTTTGTGATAATGGAAATAATATTAAACAAAGAAGAGCCAACAAGTTCCGAAGGAATTTAAATGAATAGCTTTATGCCTTGGCGGCGAAAAATTAAGATATGGCAAAAAAGAAAGACGAAGAAAAAAAAGCGCACGTACCTGTAGTAACACAAGAATCGCTACAGTTTTTAGAAGCATACATCAATAACCCAGCGCCTACCGGTTACGAGTGGGAAGGGCAAAAACTCTGGTTAAATTATTTGAAGCCATATATTGATGAACATTTTATCGATAATTATGGCACCGCGGTAGGGGTTATCAATCCTACAGCTGAATATAAAGTGGTAATTGAGGCACATGCCGACGAAATTTCGTGGTATGTAAACTACATTACCAAAGAAGGATTGATTTACGTTATCCGTAACGGTGGTTCCGATCATCAGATTGCACCATCTAAACGTGTAAATATCCATACCGAAAAAGGCTTGGTAAAAGCTGTTTTTGGATGGCCGGCCATTCACACCCGCCACGGCGAAAAAGAGCAGGCACCAGAGTTGAAAAACATTTTTCTGGATTGTGGCTGTACCTCCAAGGAAGAAGTGGAAGAATTAGGAATCCATGTGGGCTGCGTAATTACTTACGAAGATGAGTTTATGGTTTTAAACGATCGTTATTATGTAGGCCGGGCTTTAGATAACCGTGTTGGCGGTTTTATGATTGCCGAAGTTGCCCGATTGTTGAAAGAGAATAAGAAAAAACTTCCGTTCGGCTTGTACATTGTAAATTCGGTACAAGAAGAAATTGGTCTGCGTGGCGCAGAAATGATTGCACAACGCATTAAACCCAACGTGGCGATTATTACCGACGTAACGCACGATACGACAACGCCGATGATAAACAAAAATACGCAAGGCGATTTATCGGCCGGAAGCGGGCCTGTGGTTTCGTATGCACCTGCTGTGCAAACCAACCTGAACAAACTCTTGATTAGAACGGCTGAGAAAAACGAGATTCCATTTCAGCGCCAGGCATCATCGCGATCGACAGGAACTGATACGGATGCGTTTGCTTACTCGAACGGAGGTGTTCCTTCGGCACTAATTTCTTTGCCATTGCGTTACATGCATACCACGGTAGAAATGGTACACAAAGAAGATGTTGACAATGTAATCAGCCTGATTTACCAAAGCTTGCTAAACATTGAAAACGGGCAGGATTTCAGAGAATTTAAATAAGGTTGAGGGTAAAAAGCTGAAAGACCAAAGCGGAAAGACCAAAACTGAAAACTGAAAGACCAAAACTGAAAACTGAAAGACCAAAGCGAAGTAAAACGGGATTGAGATTGCAAGTTGCCAAACGAGCTGGAAGCTTCTCATTAAATATTTCTTTTGCCCGAAAATTAAAAAATGGGAACAAAAATTAATCATTCTAAAATCATCATCAGAACCTTATTAAAGGTTTTGCTGATGATTTTTGTAATATTTACCATCAACTCGTGGCCTAGCATCGAACAAAGCCTTAAGGGCAATGCGCCCCCGTTCGATTACTGGCTTAACCACAGCTTTAAACCGAGCAACATCATATTGATAATCGGCTTCGGTGCCTATTTCTATTATAAAGATTGTAGCGATAATAAGCGAGACGAAGTTCGGAGTCCACAGTCCTGAGTCTAAAGTCTAAAATTTAAAGATGAAGTTTAAAAAGGGCGGCGCATAGCACAGTAGAATCAAAGCGGACAGCAAAATAAAAACCTGTATAGTTTGTGATTTGCTTATGCGCACCTCTAAATATATTTGCCTATCGCTAATTCTTC from Pedobacter endophyticus includes:
- the rpmG gene encoding 50S ribosomal protein L33: MAKKGNRVQVILECTEHKDSGMPGMSRYISTKNRKNTTERLELKKFNPVLRKVTVHKEIK
- a CDS encoding DUF4295 domain-containing protein; amino-acid sequence: MAKKVVATLKTGTGKEYSKVITMVKSPKTGAYSFKELIVHNDHVKDAIASK
- a CDS encoding type II toxin-antitoxin system VapC family toxin; this translates as MKVLFDTNIIIDAILEREPFFNDSMDSLNKSDGSIHQGFILASSITDIYYICKKRLGHDKTIEIIKELVDSINVLNVNGDAIVLALHSNFADFEDAVQSASAGLNQVDLIV
- the ftsY gene encoding signal recognition particle-docking protein FtsY, translating into MGLFDFFKKKETAPEAQEALDKGLEKTKDGFFNKITKAVAGKSTVDDEVLDNLEEVLVTSDVGVSTTLKIIKRIEERVSKDKYLNTSELNFILRDEIQLLLSENNSNDFRQFEYGDHKPYVIMVVGVNGVGKTTTIGKLAHKLKESGLKVVLGAADTFRAAAVDQIKLWGERVGVRVVAQPMGSDPASVAFDTLQSAVAAGEDVVIIDTAGRLHNKVGLMNELGKIKQVMQKVVPGAPHEILLVLDASTGQNAFEQCKQFTEATDVNALAITKLDGTAKGGVVIGISDQFKIPVKYIGVGEKIGDLQLFDKKEFVNSLFK
- a CDS encoding GxxExxY protein, whose protein sequence is MEEYEKDKLTQIIIGCCYHVHNELGSGFLEKIYVNALKKLNYSKRD
- a CDS encoding GxxExxY protein, with the translated sequence MKLQQAGLAYFAEKEFNVSFENVVIGKFRCDLFVENKVIVELKAVTGFQPKLFQSQLLSYLKASRVKTGLLINFGNTSCEVKRLSV
- the rimO gene encoding 30S ribosomal protein S12 methylthiotransferase RimO, with amino-acid sequence MNTKIVRSKTAITQPKINVITLGCSKNIYDSEVLMGQLRGNNLNVVHEADSMGKDDIVVINTCGFIDNAKQESIDTILQFSELKDAGKIGKVVVTGCLSERYKPELESEITNVDAFFGTNDLQNILHELGANYRHELIGERLLTTPSHFAYFKIAEGCNRPCSFCAIPLMRGKHMSKPMEELVNEAKILAKNGTKELILIAQDLTYYGLDLYGTRKLDELMRRLSDVPGIEWIRLQYAYPSGFPMEILDAMNERENICKYLDMPLQHITDNMLKSMRRGTTKQKTIDLVNQIRDKVPNIAMRTTLICGYPGETQYDFEEMAAWVEETKFDRLGCFTYSHEEKTHAHTLIDDIPEEVKQQRVDDIMEIQQGISFDINQGKVGQTFKVLVDKKEGDFFVGRTEFDSPEVDNEVLIDAATGYAANGSFVNVKIDRAEDFDLYGMIVK
- a CDS encoding DUF4160 domain-containing protein; this encodes MPVISMFYGIIVMMYYFDNKKHHLPHIHVKYQDDEAVFSLKDAIIIEGKIANNKRKLVEAWIEIHRDELMANWELAINGEKIFSIDPLK
- a CDS encoding DUF2442 domain-containing protein, which produces MKVVKVKAIDDYQLKITFENEEEKTFDVKPYLNKGIFTELKEPQVFYAVKTSLGSITWPSGQDFSPETLYMEGK
- a CDS encoding MFS transporter, with product MQHTENLSRQNILLMAFCTGLIVANIYYCQPLVILVAKDFNVSESYAGRITYLTQIGYAVGLFILVPLGDMFERKKQILIISALAIVSLLGAAISSTFFMLELASVLIGACSIVPQLILPLAANLSTNENRGANIGIIMSGLLVGILASRAVSGSVGFWLGWRAVYYMAAAICVLLVALMARRFPQSYPTFKGTYKQLMTSMFGYIKSQPVLRETSIINFLAFAIISAFWTTMVLFLANPPFNFQTLQIGLFGIAGAAGALAAPLVGKLSDGSNPRKNLMIGFVLQIVSIALFYFTGNNLYLFVIGVLLIDIGQQAIHVTNQTRIYMLVPEARNRLNTIFMSVSFIGASCGSALGLFLWQQGGWNLFCYGMVGIIVLNMLLYRLYQTKP
- a CDS encoding GNAT family N-acetyltransferase; amino-acid sequence: MVQIEQIFPSLTWRIRHEAMYPDKPFDFVKLPDDFDGIHFGLYADHILTGVVSLFPKNDVYQFRKLAILPHAQKQGYGAKLIEYLLDFCKIQKATRLWCNARVNAKEFYHKFGFIATQDTFLKDGYDFVIMEIILNKEEPTSSEGI
- a CDS encoding M42 family metallopeptidase, producing MAKKKDEEKKAHVPVVTQESLQFLEAYINNPAPTGYEWEGQKLWLNYLKPYIDEHFIDNYGTAVGVINPTAEYKVVIEAHADEISWYVNYITKEGLIYVIRNGGSDHQIAPSKRVNIHTEKGLVKAVFGWPAIHTRHGEKEQAPELKNIFLDCGCTSKEEVEELGIHVGCVITYEDEFMVLNDRYYVGRALDNRVGGFMIAEVARLLKENKKKLPFGLYIVNSVQEEIGLRGAEMIAQRIKPNVAIITDVTHDTTTPMINKNTQGDLSAGSGPVVSYAPAVQTNLNKLLIRTAEKNEIPFQRQASSRSTGTDTDAFAYSNGGVPSALISLPLRYMHTTVEMVHKEDVDNVISLIYQSLLNIENGQDFREFK